Proteins encoded in a region of the Diabrotica undecimpunctata isolate CICGRU chromosome 10, icDiaUnde3, whole genome shotgun sequence genome:
- the LOC140452037 gene encoding zinc finger protein basonuclin-2-like isoform X3 has translation MSPNHRPSPPTLPASAFHPTRLPPTMSPHQKHPLNFIKLPTPNGPISSNSPPSSITASSLNSSPLNRLQNMQHFNFRKLGAGLSAFPTRVSPEQRRMSENESLGLNLTRATSISSCLPPPPPPPSSRSHPTSDLVAASVNSLAAAGLVASTFPGLMSARMSTGSKSPSSADVLSSGNTNSEEDDDGDENSHSVLNLSRDRDALRTPRQNRILPGRKPSTPTKRTWGSPNLPLNLGTQFINPATGKKRVQCNVCLKTFCDKGALKIHFSAVHLREMHKCTVEGCNMMFSSRRSRNRHSANPNPKLHSPHLRRKISPHDGRSSQAHPIMIPPQPGLSLPAATALSPLNPFGPFPLLTPPPDMKYHSLPSMDFKQTLDLSIQRMKENKLAYADFVASQALHNQQHSEEDDDDDDGIVVVGGDEEDDQDKDRRETTNGTNNVQDVPEDLVLPAKKQKISVSDVDEDMTSNIDSNEDSLSVVDTQSLKDEPSIQINKRKRKSQNPTRCAVPVMMEDATSDGDSSNDVFSERLADQVKQEQEEKEEKEKIVKVEVVPVETKKEIDLSDIPLDLGKPSADVNANETEKVLTTEIKTSIAPLFTIDKLKKEKPHQELEVQDEPEERPASSIESNKSDESFDSTNPLRQLESLSHGPFNEFMARGLHLGLPGQPPPFPPLGFMMSAGPPSPTRSQTSSGDSSNGRDSPDDSSQHQLFGHFDNGQFISGMDVPVDKDNPRRCTACGKIFQNHFGVKTHYQNVHLKLMHKCNVDGCNAAFPSKRSRDRHSANLNLHRKLLSTTSDKTAAALFLDKSPFATLTNPAIHGDFLTRLYTDEALKGHHLPPPNLDQLILNGDRIPHPPLLFPPLGGLPFPLGNFNHFSQFNGSSLSTTHKERSSSSNSPVSGSPPPTNLSSAPTKYIHCVEEDLPTPDKESNLPCRLCKTAFSTASQLKDHCEKHHISEMFKCTVMGCPKLFLSRTRRNIHSENESLHIKSPSKETEHS, from the coding sequence ATGTCTCCAAACCATCGCCCGTCTCCTCCAACGCTGCCAGCTTCCGCTTTTCATCCTACTAGATTACCGCCAACGATGTCTCCTCATCAAAAGCATCCTCTGAACTTCATTAAGCTGCCGACGCCAAATGGACCTATATCATCCAATTCACCACCAAGTAGCATCACTGCATCTTCTTTGAATTCTTCACCTTTAAATAGACTTCAAAATATGCAACACTTTAACTTTCGAAAACTTGGCGCAGGCTTGTCCGCATTTCCCACACGAGTAAGTCCGGAACAAAGAAGGATGTCTGAAAATGAATCTTTGGGTTTGAATCTTACCAGAGCAACATCTATATCATCCTGTCTGCCGCCACCTCCTCCACCACCTTCATCTCGAAGCCATCCAACGTCAGATTTAGTTGCAGCTTCTGTGAATTCTCTTGCAGCTGCTGGTTTAGTAGCATCTACTTTTCCTGGTCTGATGTCCGCTAGAATGTCCACGGGAAGTAAATCTCCTTCTAGTGCTGATGTTTTAAGTAGTGGTAATACAAATAGTGAAgaagatgatgatggtgatgaaaATTCTCACAGCGTTTTAAATCTAAGTAGAGATAGGGACGCTTTAAGAACTCCGAGACAAAATCGCATTTTACCGGGTCGAAAACCGTCCACGCCCACAAAGCGAACGTGGGGCTCGCCAAATTTACCTCTTAATTTAGGAACTCAATTTATCAATCCAGCTACTGGGAAAAAAAGAGTTCAATGTAACGTTTGTTTGAAAACATTTTGCGATAAAGGTGCTTTGAAAATACATTTTTCCGCAGTACACTTACGTGAAATGCACAAATGTACAGTGGAAGGATGTAATATGATGTTTAGCTCAAGAAGATCGCGAAATAGGCATAGCGCCAATCCTAATCCTAAGCTACATTCACCCCACCTGAGAAGAAAAATTTCACCTCACGATGGCAGAAGCTCTCAAGCACATCCTATAATGATACCTCCACAACCGGGTCTTTCTCTTCCTGCGGCCACAGCTTTAAGCCCATTGAATCCTTTTGGACCATTTCCTCTTTTAACTCCGCCACCAGACATGAAATATCACTCATTACCGTCTATGGACTTTAAACAAACTTTAGATTTGAGTATCCAGCGAATGAAAGAAAATAAACTTGCTTATGCAGATTTTGTTGCAAGTCAAGCACTACATAACCAACAGCATTCTGAAGaagatgacgatgatgatgatggaaTTGTTGTTGTCGGAGGAGACGAAGAAGACGATCAAGACAAAGATAGAAGGGAAACAACAAATGGTACAAATAACGTCCAAGACGTACCTGAAGATTTAGTATTGCCcgctaaaaaacaaaaaatatctgtaTCAGACGTAGATGAAGACATGACAAGTAATATCGACAGCAACGAAGATTCACTTAGTGTAGTTGATACGCAAAGTCTTAAAGATGAACCTagtattcaaataaataaacgaaaGAGAAAAAGCCAAAATCCAACTAGATGTGCAGTACCTGTAATGATGGAGGATGCTACTAGCGATGGAGATTCTTCTAACGATGTTTTTTCCGAAAGATTAGCTGATCAGGTAAAACAggaacaagaagaaaaagaagaaaaagaaaaaatagtaaaagttgAGGTAGTACCTgtagaaaccaaaaaagaaatagATTTGTCGGACATTCCTTTAGATTTAGGAAAACCAAGTGCTGATGTAAATGCAAATGAAACAGAAAAAGTGCTTACTACAGAAATTAAAACAAGCATAGCCCCATTGTTTACTATAGATAAACTCAAAAAAGAAAAACCTCATCAAGAGCTGGAAGTTCAAGATGAACCAGAAGAAAGACCAGCTAGCTCGATTGAAAGCAATAAAAGTGACGAATCATTTGATTCGACAAATCCGTTAAGGCAATTAGAAAGTCTTTCACATGGGCCGTTCAACGAATTCATGGCTAGAGGATTACATTTAGGTTTACCAGGTCAGCCTCCTCCATTTCCTCCTTTGGGGTTTATGATGAGTGCTGGCCCTCCAAGCCCTACTCGATCTCAAACATCCTCTGGAGACAGTAGCAATGGTAGAGATTCTCCAGACGATAGCAGTCAGCACCAATTGTTTGGACATTTCGATAATGGTCAGTTTATTAGTGGTATGGACGTTCCAGTAGATAAAGATAATCCAAGGAGATGCACTGCTTGCGGTAAAattttccaaaatcattttgggGTTAAAACGCACTATCAAAATGTTCATTTAAAACTAATGCATAAATGCAATGTTGATGGATGCAATGCAGCTTTTCCTTCAAAACGGAGTAGAGATAGGCATAGTGCAAATTTAAACTTACATAGAAAGCTTCTTTCTACAACTTCCGACAAAACTGCTGCTGCATTATTTTTAGACAAATCTCCATTTGCAACATTAACAAATCCAGCAATACATGGAGATTTTCTCACAAGATTATACACTGATGAAGCTTTAAAAGGACACCATTTACCTCCTCCTAATCTAGACCAATTAATCCTTAATGGTGATCGAATACCTCATCCCCCACTATTATTTCCACCTCTGGGTGGTCTGCCATTTCCTCTaggaaatttcaaccactttagCCAATTTAATGGATCATCATTATCTACAACGCATAAAGAACGTTCCTCCAGTTCCAATTCGCCAGTCTCTGGCTCACCTCCACCAACAAATTTGTCGTCTGCTCCAACCAAATATATCCACTGTGTCGAAGAAGATCTTCCAACACCTGATAAAGAAAGCAATCTTCCATGTCGACTGTGCAAAACCGCTTTTAGTACTGCGTCACAACTTAAAGACCATTGCGAGAAACATCATATATCCGAAATGTTTAAGTGTACTGTGATGGGTTGTCCTAAACTGTTCCTATCGCGAACGAGAAGAAACATCCATTCGGAGAATGAGTCTCTTCATATTAAATCCCCATCCAAAGAGACTGAACATTCGTGA
- the LOC140452037 gene encoding zinc finger protein basonuclin-2-like isoform X1, with protein MSLSFLHSPQTHGTTLDRWRFRSLEEEHPILQQFFSIEDTRAITQHLLLAQQALQEPTLERLERHHVPHPRRAMSPNHRPSPPTLPASAFHPTRLPPTMSPHQKHPLNFIKLPTPNGPISSNSPPSSITASSLNSSPLNRLQNMQHFNFRKLGAGLSAFPTRVSPEQRRMSENESLGLNLTRATSISSCLPPPPPPPSSRSHPTSDLVAASVNSLAAAGLVASTFPGLMSARMSTGSKSPSSADVLSSGNTNSEEDDDGDENSHSVLNLSRDRDALRTPRQNRILPGRKPSTPTKRTWGSPNLPLNLGTQFINPATGKKRVQCNVCLKTFCDKGALKIHFSAVHLREMHKCTVEGCNMMFSSRRSRNRHSANPNPKLHSPHLRRKISPHDGRSSQAHPIMIPPQPGLSLPAATALSPLNPFGPFPLLTPPPDMKYHSLPSMDFKQTLDLSIQRMKENKLAYADFVASQALHNQQHSEEDDDDDDGIVVVGGDEEDDQDKDRRETTNGTNNVQDVPEDLVLPAKKQKISVSDVDEDMTSNIDSNEDSLSVVDTQSLKDEPSIQINKRKRKSQNPTRCAVPVMMEDATSDGDSSNDVFSERLADQVKQEQEEKEEKEKIVKVEVVPVETKKEIDLSDIPLDLGKPSADVNANETEKVLTTEIKTSIAPLFTIDKLKKEKPHQELEVQDEPEERPASSIESNKSDESFDSTNPLRQLESLSHGPFNEFMARGLHLGLPGQPPPFPPLGFMMSAGPPSPTRSQTSSGDSSNGRDSPDDSSQHQLFGHFDNGQFISGMDVPVDKDNPRRCTACGKIFQNHFGVKTHYQNVHLKLMHKCNVDGCNAAFPSKRSRDRHSANLNLHRKLLSTTSDKTAAALFLDKSPFATLTNPAIHGDFLTRLYTDEALKGHHLPPPNLDQLILNGDRIPHPPLLFPPLGGLPFPLGNFNHFSQFNGSSLSTTHKERSSSSNSPVSGSPPPTNLSSAPTKYIHCVEEDLPTPDKESNLPCRLCKTAFSTASQLKDHCEKHHISEMFKCTVMGCPKLFLSRTRRNIHSENESLHIKSPSKETEHS; from the coding sequence CAGACACACGGCACCACTCTGGACCGATGGCGCTTCCGTAGTCTTGAGGAGGAACATCCGATCCTCCAACAGTTTTTTAGTATTGAAGATACAAGAGCCATAACGCAACACTTGCTCTTGGCGCAACAGGCACTTCAGGAACCAACACTGGAGCGCCTCGAGCGTCATCACGTACCGCACCCACGTCGGGCGATGTCTCCAAACCATCGCCCGTCTCCTCCAACGCTGCCAGCTTCCGCTTTTCATCCTACTAGATTACCGCCAACGATGTCTCCTCATCAAAAGCATCCTCTGAACTTCATTAAGCTGCCGACGCCAAATGGACCTATATCATCCAATTCACCACCAAGTAGCATCACTGCATCTTCTTTGAATTCTTCACCTTTAAATAGACTTCAAAATATGCAACACTTTAACTTTCGAAAACTTGGCGCAGGCTTGTCCGCATTTCCCACACGAGTAAGTCCGGAACAAAGAAGGATGTCTGAAAATGAATCTTTGGGTTTGAATCTTACCAGAGCAACATCTATATCATCCTGTCTGCCGCCACCTCCTCCACCACCTTCATCTCGAAGCCATCCAACGTCAGATTTAGTTGCAGCTTCTGTGAATTCTCTTGCAGCTGCTGGTTTAGTAGCATCTACTTTTCCTGGTCTGATGTCCGCTAGAATGTCCACGGGAAGTAAATCTCCTTCTAGTGCTGATGTTTTAAGTAGTGGTAATACAAATAGTGAAgaagatgatgatggtgatgaaaATTCTCACAGCGTTTTAAATCTAAGTAGAGATAGGGACGCTTTAAGAACTCCGAGACAAAATCGCATTTTACCGGGTCGAAAACCGTCCACGCCCACAAAGCGAACGTGGGGCTCGCCAAATTTACCTCTTAATTTAGGAACTCAATTTATCAATCCAGCTACTGGGAAAAAAAGAGTTCAATGTAACGTTTGTTTGAAAACATTTTGCGATAAAGGTGCTTTGAAAATACATTTTTCCGCAGTACACTTACGTGAAATGCACAAATGTACAGTGGAAGGATGTAATATGATGTTTAGCTCAAGAAGATCGCGAAATAGGCATAGCGCCAATCCTAATCCTAAGCTACATTCACCCCACCTGAGAAGAAAAATTTCACCTCACGATGGCAGAAGCTCTCAAGCACATCCTATAATGATACCTCCACAACCGGGTCTTTCTCTTCCTGCGGCCACAGCTTTAAGCCCATTGAATCCTTTTGGACCATTTCCTCTTTTAACTCCGCCACCAGACATGAAATATCACTCATTACCGTCTATGGACTTTAAACAAACTTTAGATTTGAGTATCCAGCGAATGAAAGAAAATAAACTTGCTTATGCAGATTTTGTTGCAAGTCAAGCACTACATAACCAACAGCATTCTGAAGaagatgacgatgatgatgatggaaTTGTTGTTGTCGGAGGAGACGAAGAAGACGATCAAGACAAAGATAGAAGGGAAACAACAAATGGTACAAATAACGTCCAAGACGTACCTGAAGATTTAGTATTGCCcgctaaaaaacaaaaaatatctgtaTCAGACGTAGATGAAGACATGACAAGTAATATCGACAGCAACGAAGATTCACTTAGTGTAGTTGATACGCAAAGTCTTAAAGATGAACCTagtattcaaataaataaacgaaaGAGAAAAAGCCAAAATCCAACTAGATGTGCAGTACCTGTAATGATGGAGGATGCTACTAGCGATGGAGATTCTTCTAACGATGTTTTTTCCGAAAGATTAGCTGATCAGGTAAAACAggaacaagaagaaaaagaagaaaaagaaaaaatagtaaaagttgAGGTAGTACCTgtagaaaccaaaaaagaaatagATTTGTCGGACATTCCTTTAGATTTAGGAAAACCAAGTGCTGATGTAAATGCAAATGAAACAGAAAAAGTGCTTACTACAGAAATTAAAACAAGCATAGCCCCATTGTTTACTATAGATAAACTCAAAAAAGAAAAACCTCATCAAGAGCTGGAAGTTCAAGATGAACCAGAAGAAAGACCAGCTAGCTCGATTGAAAGCAATAAAAGTGACGAATCATTTGATTCGACAAATCCGTTAAGGCAATTAGAAAGTCTTTCACATGGGCCGTTCAACGAATTCATGGCTAGAGGATTACATTTAGGTTTACCAGGTCAGCCTCCTCCATTTCCTCCTTTGGGGTTTATGATGAGTGCTGGCCCTCCAAGCCCTACTCGATCTCAAACATCCTCTGGAGACAGTAGCAATGGTAGAGATTCTCCAGACGATAGCAGTCAGCACCAATTGTTTGGACATTTCGATAATGGTCAGTTTATTAGTGGTATGGACGTTCCAGTAGATAAAGATAATCCAAGGAGATGCACTGCTTGCGGTAAAattttccaaaatcattttgggGTTAAAACGCACTATCAAAATGTTCATTTAAAACTAATGCATAAATGCAATGTTGATGGATGCAATGCAGCTTTTCCTTCAAAACGGAGTAGAGATAGGCATAGTGCAAATTTAAACTTACATAGAAAGCTTCTTTCTACAACTTCCGACAAAACTGCTGCTGCATTATTTTTAGACAAATCTCCATTTGCAACATTAACAAATCCAGCAATACATGGAGATTTTCTCACAAGATTATACACTGATGAAGCTTTAAAAGGACACCATTTACCTCCTCCTAATCTAGACCAATTAATCCTTAATGGTGATCGAATACCTCATCCCCCACTATTATTTCCACCTCTGGGTGGTCTGCCATTTCCTCTaggaaatttcaaccactttagCCAATTTAATGGATCATCATTATCTACAACGCATAAAGAACGTTCCTCCAGTTCCAATTCGCCAGTCTCTGGCTCACCTCCACCAACAAATTTGTCGTCTGCTCCAACCAAATATATCCACTGTGTCGAAGAAGATCTTCCAACACCTGATAAAGAAAGCAATCTTCCATGTCGACTGTGCAAAACCGCTTTTAGTACTGCGTCACAACTTAAAGACCATTGCGAGAAACATCATATATCCGAAATGTTTAAGTGTACTGTGATGGGTTGTCCTAAACTGTTCCTATCGCGAACGAGAAGAAACATCCATTCGGAGAATGAGTCTCTTCATATTAAATCCCCATCCAAAGAGACTGAACATTCGTGA
- the LOC140452037 gene encoding zinc finger protein basonuclin-2-like isoform X2 codes for MSLSFLHSPTHGTTLDRWRFRSLEEEHPILQQFFSIEDTRAITQHLLLAQQALQEPTLERLERHHVPHPRRAMSPNHRPSPPTLPASAFHPTRLPPTMSPHQKHPLNFIKLPTPNGPISSNSPPSSITASSLNSSPLNRLQNMQHFNFRKLGAGLSAFPTRVSPEQRRMSENESLGLNLTRATSISSCLPPPPPPPSSRSHPTSDLVAASVNSLAAAGLVASTFPGLMSARMSTGSKSPSSADVLSSGNTNSEEDDDGDENSHSVLNLSRDRDALRTPRQNRILPGRKPSTPTKRTWGSPNLPLNLGTQFINPATGKKRVQCNVCLKTFCDKGALKIHFSAVHLREMHKCTVEGCNMMFSSRRSRNRHSANPNPKLHSPHLRRKISPHDGRSSQAHPIMIPPQPGLSLPAATALSPLNPFGPFPLLTPPPDMKYHSLPSMDFKQTLDLSIQRMKENKLAYADFVASQALHNQQHSEEDDDDDDGIVVVGGDEEDDQDKDRRETTNGTNNVQDVPEDLVLPAKKQKISVSDVDEDMTSNIDSNEDSLSVVDTQSLKDEPSIQINKRKRKSQNPTRCAVPVMMEDATSDGDSSNDVFSERLADQVKQEQEEKEEKEKIVKVEVVPVETKKEIDLSDIPLDLGKPSADVNANETEKVLTTEIKTSIAPLFTIDKLKKEKPHQELEVQDEPEERPASSIESNKSDESFDSTNPLRQLESLSHGPFNEFMARGLHLGLPGQPPPFPPLGFMMSAGPPSPTRSQTSSGDSSNGRDSPDDSSQHQLFGHFDNGQFISGMDVPVDKDNPRRCTACGKIFQNHFGVKTHYQNVHLKLMHKCNVDGCNAAFPSKRSRDRHSANLNLHRKLLSTTSDKTAAALFLDKSPFATLTNPAIHGDFLTRLYTDEALKGHHLPPPNLDQLILNGDRIPHPPLLFPPLGGLPFPLGNFNHFSQFNGSSLSTTHKERSSSSNSPVSGSPPPTNLSSAPTKYIHCVEEDLPTPDKESNLPCRLCKTAFSTASQLKDHCEKHHISEMFKCTVMGCPKLFLSRTRRNIHSENESLHIKSPSKETEHS; via the coding sequence ACACACGGCACCACTCTGGACCGATGGCGCTTCCGTAGTCTTGAGGAGGAACATCCGATCCTCCAACAGTTTTTTAGTATTGAAGATACAAGAGCCATAACGCAACACTTGCTCTTGGCGCAACAGGCACTTCAGGAACCAACACTGGAGCGCCTCGAGCGTCATCACGTACCGCACCCACGTCGGGCGATGTCTCCAAACCATCGCCCGTCTCCTCCAACGCTGCCAGCTTCCGCTTTTCATCCTACTAGATTACCGCCAACGATGTCTCCTCATCAAAAGCATCCTCTGAACTTCATTAAGCTGCCGACGCCAAATGGACCTATATCATCCAATTCACCACCAAGTAGCATCACTGCATCTTCTTTGAATTCTTCACCTTTAAATAGACTTCAAAATATGCAACACTTTAACTTTCGAAAACTTGGCGCAGGCTTGTCCGCATTTCCCACACGAGTAAGTCCGGAACAAAGAAGGATGTCTGAAAATGAATCTTTGGGTTTGAATCTTACCAGAGCAACATCTATATCATCCTGTCTGCCGCCACCTCCTCCACCACCTTCATCTCGAAGCCATCCAACGTCAGATTTAGTTGCAGCTTCTGTGAATTCTCTTGCAGCTGCTGGTTTAGTAGCATCTACTTTTCCTGGTCTGATGTCCGCTAGAATGTCCACGGGAAGTAAATCTCCTTCTAGTGCTGATGTTTTAAGTAGTGGTAATACAAATAGTGAAgaagatgatgatggtgatgaaaATTCTCACAGCGTTTTAAATCTAAGTAGAGATAGGGACGCTTTAAGAACTCCGAGACAAAATCGCATTTTACCGGGTCGAAAACCGTCCACGCCCACAAAGCGAACGTGGGGCTCGCCAAATTTACCTCTTAATTTAGGAACTCAATTTATCAATCCAGCTACTGGGAAAAAAAGAGTTCAATGTAACGTTTGTTTGAAAACATTTTGCGATAAAGGTGCTTTGAAAATACATTTTTCCGCAGTACACTTACGTGAAATGCACAAATGTACAGTGGAAGGATGTAATATGATGTTTAGCTCAAGAAGATCGCGAAATAGGCATAGCGCCAATCCTAATCCTAAGCTACATTCACCCCACCTGAGAAGAAAAATTTCACCTCACGATGGCAGAAGCTCTCAAGCACATCCTATAATGATACCTCCACAACCGGGTCTTTCTCTTCCTGCGGCCACAGCTTTAAGCCCATTGAATCCTTTTGGACCATTTCCTCTTTTAACTCCGCCACCAGACATGAAATATCACTCATTACCGTCTATGGACTTTAAACAAACTTTAGATTTGAGTATCCAGCGAATGAAAGAAAATAAACTTGCTTATGCAGATTTTGTTGCAAGTCAAGCACTACATAACCAACAGCATTCTGAAGaagatgacgatgatgatgatggaaTTGTTGTTGTCGGAGGAGACGAAGAAGACGATCAAGACAAAGATAGAAGGGAAACAACAAATGGTACAAATAACGTCCAAGACGTACCTGAAGATTTAGTATTGCCcgctaaaaaacaaaaaatatctgtaTCAGACGTAGATGAAGACATGACAAGTAATATCGACAGCAACGAAGATTCACTTAGTGTAGTTGATACGCAAAGTCTTAAAGATGAACCTagtattcaaataaataaacgaaaGAGAAAAAGCCAAAATCCAACTAGATGTGCAGTACCTGTAATGATGGAGGATGCTACTAGCGATGGAGATTCTTCTAACGATGTTTTTTCCGAAAGATTAGCTGATCAGGTAAAACAggaacaagaagaaaaagaagaaaaagaaaaaatagtaaaagttgAGGTAGTACCTgtagaaaccaaaaaagaaatagATTTGTCGGACATTCCTTTAGATTTAGGAAAACCAAGTGCTGATGTAAATGCAAATGAAACAGAAAAAGTGCTTACTACAGAAATTAAAACAAGCATAGCCCCATTGTTTACTATAGATAAACTCAAAAAAGAAAAACCTCATCAAGAGCTGGAAGTTCAAGATGAACCAGAAGAAAGACCAGCTAGCTCGATTGAAAGCAATAAAAGTGACGAATCATTTGATTCGACAAATCCGTTAAGGCAATTAGAAAGTCTTTCACATGGGCCGTTCAACGAATTCATGGCTAGAGGATTACATTTAGGTTTACCAGGTCAGCCTCCTCCATTTCCTCCTTTGGGGTTTATGATGAGTGCTGGCCCTCCAAGCCCTACTCGATCTCAAACATCCTCTGGAGACAGTAGCAATGGTAGAGATTCTCCAGACGATAGCAGTCAGCACCAATTGTTTGGACATTTCGATAATGGTCAGTTTATTAGTGGTATGGACGTTCCAGTAGATAAAGATAATCCAAGGAGATGCACTGCTTGCGGTAAAattttccaaaatcattttgggGTTAAAACGCACTATCAAAATGTTCATTTAAAACTAATGCATAAATGCAATGTTGATGGATGCAATGCAGCTTTTCCTTCAAAACGGAGTAGAGATAGGCATAGTGCAAATTTAAACTTACATAGAAAGCTTCTTTCTACAACTTCCGACAAAACTGCTGCTGCATTATTTTTAGACAAATCTCCATTTGCAACATTAACAAATCCAGCAATACATGGAGATTTTCTCACAAGATTATACACTGATGAAGCTTTAAAAGGACACCATTTACCTCCTCCTAATCTAGACCAATTAATCCTTAATGGTGATCGAATACCTCATCCCCCACTATTATTTCCACCTCTGGGTGGTCTGCCATTTCCTCTaggaaatttcaaccactttagCCAATTTAATGGATCATCATTATCTACAACGCATAAAGAACGTTCCTCCAGTTCCAATTCGCCAGTCTCTGGCTCACCTCCACCAACAAATTTGTCGTCTGCTCCAACCAAATATATCCACTGTGTCGAAGAAGATCTTCCAACACCTGATAAAGAAAGCAATCTTCCATGTCGACTGTGCAAAACCGCTTTTAGTACTGCGTCACAACTTAAAGACCATTGCGAGAAACATCATATATCCGAAATGTTTAAGTGTACTGTGATGGGTTGTCCTAAACTGTTCCTATCGCGAACGAGAAGAAACATCCATTCGGAGAATGAGTCTCTTCATATTAAATCCCCATCCAAAGAGACTGAACATTCGTGA